In Vagococcus hydrophili, one DNA window encodes the following:
- a CDS encoding DegV family protein has protein sequence MKIAVVTDSTVFLKDDYRRREDLFIVPVPLIIDDTMYKEGIDIHVDGFYDLLNNAKTFPKTSQPSIGELFELYDNIAKEGYDAVVSIHMSSGISGFISSLKSISKEVESVNVYPFDSLLTSGPMGKMVEIALEMVEEDGMTPDVIIEKLTEVRKKVEGYIVVDDLNHLVRGGRLKNGAAIIGTLLKIKPVLCFRDGDIILSEKIRSQKKALNRVEDIVLNEIKSQPQDSSFYVIHCNNLEVAKQVEQSLLDKHPTLDVVICDFGPVVGTHLGEKAVAIGVAPKN, from the coding sequence ATGAAAATTGCAGTCGTCACTGATAGCACCGTTTTTTTAAAAGATGACTATCGTCGTCGTGAAGATTTATTTATTGTCCCAGTACCATTAATTATTGATGATACGATGTACAAAGAAGGAATAGATATTCATGTAGATGGCTTCTACGATTTATTAAACAACGCAAAGACTTTTCCGAAAACATCTCAACCATCCATTGGTGAACTTTTTGAATTATACGATAACATTGCTAAAGAGGGATATGATGCGGTAGTTAGTATTCATATGTCATCTGGTATCTCTGGTTTTATTAGTTCCTTAAAAAGTATTTCAAAAGAAGTTGAGAGTGTTAACGTATATCCATTTGATTCCTTATTAACAAGTGGTCCGATGGGGAAAATGGTCGAAATTGCTCTTGAAATGGTTGAAGAAGACGGAATGACCCCAGATGTCATTATTGAGAAATTAACAGAAGTTAGAAAAAAAGTTGAAGGTTATATCGTTGTAGATGATTTAAACCATTTAGTTCGTGGCGGACGATTAAAAAATGGCGCGGCGATTATTGGAACGTTACTAAAGATTAAGCCTGTTCTTTGTTTTAGAGATGGGGACATTATTTTAAGTGAAAAGATTCGTTCACAAAAGAAAGCTTTAAATCGTGTGGAAGATATTGTGTTAAATGAAATAAAAAGCCAACCACAAGATAGTTCATTTTATGTGATTCATTGTAATAACTTAGAAGTGGCCAAACAAGTGGAGCAAAGTTTATTAGATAAGCATCCTACGTTAGATGTTGTTATTTGTGATTTTGGACCTGTTGTTGGTACTCATCTCGGTGAAAAAGCTGTAGCTATCGGTGTGGCACCTAAAAATTAG
- a CDS encoding LCP family protein has protein sequence MADMTRMDRRRQEEQEKEAKKKQTNDKKQQVIPNKTTAEPTMPKGKKNKPKKKRKKKRLIVWILLILIGLTAFGYMKGLMSTKFDKNNKQADVGHFSGEKSGDGSTNILLLGSDSRGEDQGRSDSIMIAHYDNKTKQPKLVSIMRDTFVTIPTDSGPENNKINAAYSYGGPELVRKTIKDNFGIPIQYYAIVNFESFPKIVDTLAPSGLKIDAEKDLEVEGTVIKKGPQKMSGEEALQYARFRKDAESDFGRVRRQQQVMSALLQQGLNPLNAWRFPEAVGKVQGYTQTDIPFGFYPKSGMSYLFSKHKPLEILTVPVEGTWSDGYYDHAGSVLEIDTQANGQAIKNFFNK, from the coding sequence ATGGCTGATATGACGAGAATGGACCGTAGGCGTCAAGAAGAACAGGAAAAAGAAGCAAAGAAAAAACAAACAAATGATAAAAAGCAACAAGTGATACCAAATAAGACGACAGCAGAACCAACAATGCCAAAGGGTAAAAAGAATAAACCGAAAAAGAAAAGAAAAAAGAAACGACTTATTGTCTGGATTCTTTTAATTCTAATCGGTTTAACGGCTTTTGGTTATATGAAAGGTTTAATGTCAACGAAATTTGATAAGAACAATAAGCAAGCAGATGTAGGGCATTTTTCAGGTGAAAAAAGTGGAGATGGTTCAACTAATATTCTTCTATTAGGAAGTGATTCTCGTGGGGAAGATCAAGGTCGTTCAGATTCGATTATGATTGCTCATTATGACAATAAAACCAAACAACCCAAGTTAGTTTCTATTATGAGGGATACTTTTGTCACGATTCCGACGGATAGTGGTCCAGAAAATAATAAAATTAATGCGGCTTATTCTTATGGTGGACCAGAATTAGTTCGAAAAACGATTAAAGATAATTTTGGAATTCCGATTCAGTATTATGCGATTGTTAATTTTGAATCATTTCCTAAAATTGTGGATACACTAGCTCCGTCCGGTTTAAAAATTGATGCCGAGAAAGATTTGGAAGTCGAAGGAACTGTGATTAAAAAAGGCCCTCAAAAAATGAGCGGTGAAGAGGCTCTTCAATATGCCAGATTTAGAAAAGACGCGGAAAGTGATTTTGGTCGAGTGAGACGTCAGCAACAAGTGATGTCTGCTTTATTACAACAGGGACTAAATCCACTCAATGCTTGGCGTTTCCCAGAGGCAGTTGGAAAAGTCCAAGGGTATACACAGACCGATATCCCTTTTGGTTTTTATCCAAAATCAGGAATGAGTTATTTGTTTAGTAAACACAAACCATTAGAAATTTTAACAGTACCTGTTGAAGGAACGTGGAGCGACGGTTACTATGACCATGCAGGAAGCGTGTTAGAAATCGACACACAAGCCAATGGGCAAGCGATTAAAAACTTTTTTAATAAATAA
- the pheA gene encoding prephenate dehydratase, with translation MKVGYLGPVDSFTYSATTFLFDKETTAAYPTIVSCLKNLESGNIDYAVVPIENSIEGTVNQTLDFIFHHSTHLIQAEVILPINQNLMVHPNFSEEWRGIDTVRSHPQALAQTQEFLSEWLPEAKQEVSDSTTQAAEWLYDNPNKKMGAIASKEAAVRYGLSIVKEKIQDIPNNQTRFWVLGKEALKKGSLKKELCRQTMTVSMKQNQPGNLHKILSAFSWREIDLTKIESRPLKTKLGDYFFLLDIKAKDSFLIDSAIQEIEALGGTVKNFGSYDVYLKKI, from the coding sequence ATGAAAGTTGGTTATTTAGGTCCAGTTGATTCATTTACCTACTCAGCGACAACCTTTCTTTTTGATAAAGAAACCACTGCAGCATATCCAACCATTGTCTCTTGTCTCAAGAATTTAGAATCAGGCAATATTGATTATGCAGTGGTTCCTATTGAAAATAGTATTGAAGGAACGGTCAATCAAACATTAGATTTCATTTTCCATCATTCAACTCATTTGATTCAAGCAGAAGTGATTCTTCCGATAAACCAAAATTTGATGGTTCATCCAAATTTCAGTGAGGAATGGAGAGGGATTGATACAGTCAGATCTCATCCCCAAGCATTAGCCCAGACGCAAGAGTTTTTAAGTGAATGGTTGCCAGAAGCAAAACAAGAAGTGAGTGATTCAACGACTCAAGCAGCAGAATGGCTTTATGACAATCCTAATAAAAAAATGGGTGCTATTGCCTCAAAAGAAGCAGCAGTGCGGTATGGTTTGAGTATCGTGAAAGAAAAAATTCAGGATATTCCTAATAATCAAACAAGGTTTTGGGTTTTAGGTAAAGAAGCATTAAAGAAAGGTTCATTAAAAAAGGAATTATGTCGCCAAACAATGACTGTTTCCATGAAGCAAAATCAACCTGGTAATTTACATAAGATTCTTTCAGCATTCAGTTGGCGAGAAATTGATTTAACCAAAATAGAGTCTCGTCCTTTAAAAACAAAACTAGGGGATTATTTCTTTTTACTCGATATTAAGGCTAAAGATTCTTTTCTAATTGATTCGGCGATTCAAGAAATAGAAGCATTAGGCGGAACTGTTAAAAATTTTGGTAGTTATGATGTATATCTAAAAAAGATATAA
- a CDS encoding shikimate kinase: MESIILIGFMGSGKSSVGKELSKLLNINLVEVDQLIADVAGKSIPEIFEEEGEAGFREREFEVLKENLLSNQIIATGGGILTYPKSAELINRQSNVFFLKGDINVLIERISRDKTNQRPLANQKKESEIISLYKIREQSYHDAANYVIDVTHKSITQIAQEILNKVGR; this comes from the coding sequence ATGGAATCCATTATCTTAATTGGTTTTATGGGTTCTGGAAAATCGAGTGTGGGTAAAGAATTAAGTAAACTGTTAAACATTAACTTGGTAGAAGTAGATCAGTTAATTGCTGATGTTGCAGGGAAAAGTATCCCTGAAATTTTTGAAGAGGAAGGCGAAGCTGGTTTTAGAGAACGAGAATTTGAAGTTCTTAAAGAGAATCTCTTGTCTAATCAAATCATCGCAACAGGTGGCGGTATATTAACTTATCCTAAAAGTGCAGAACTAATTAATCGTCAATCTAACGTTTTTTTTCTAAAAGGTGATATTAATGTGTTAATTGAGCGAATATCGAGGGATAAAACAAATCAAAGGCCCTTAGCTAATCAAAAAAAAGAATCAGAAATTATTAGTTTATATAAAATTAGAGAACAGTCTTACCATGATGCCGCTAACTATGTCATCGATGTGACGCACAAATCAATTACGCAAATTGCTCAAGAAATTTTAAACAAAGTCGGGAGGTAA
- the aroA gene encoding 3-phosphoshikimate 1-carboxyvinyltransferase produces the protein MKLKINASSLNGEISVPGDKSISHRSIMFGSLAKGTTTITHFLRADDCLDTLKIFKQMGVPIHDDGTTITIEGQGLTGLKDPQKTLDVGNSGTTIRLLMGILAGQSFDVTLTGDASIQKRPMNRVMLPLQEMGVAIEGDSETEFPPVVIKGNNKIQAIEYKLPVASAQVKSALLFAALFAKGETTLIEKEKTRNHTEVMIKQFGGEIEVDEKVIRLNGGQEFTGQQVVVPGDISSAAFFIVAGLIIPNSRVVLKNVGLSQTRTGIIDVVKSMGGQIEIVDVDEENESGTIIVESSELVATEISGDIIPRLIDELPIIALLATQAKGTTIIKDAEELRVKETDRIQAVADELSKLGAKIEPTEDGLIIHGGEKLHAGNVTSYGDHRIGMMLQVAALLVEEGDVVLDKSEAVSVSYPNFFEDLDSLMSEV, from the coding sequence ATGAAATTAAAAATAAATGCTTCGTCCTTAAATGGTGAAATCAGTGTTCCAGGAGATAAGTCTATCTCTCATAGAAGCATCATGTTCGGCTCTTTAGCTAAAGGCACGACAACCATTACTCATTTTTTAAGAGCAGATGATTGCTTAGATACATTAAAAATATTCAAACAAATGGGCGTTCCAATTCACGATGATGGAACAACCATTACTATTGAAGGTCAAGGTCTAACAGGCTTAAAAGATCCCCAGAAAACATTAGATGTTGGTAATTCAGGTACGACCATTCGTTTGTTAATGGGAATTTTAGCAGGGCAAAGTTTTGATGTAACCTTAACAGGGGATGCTTCGATTCAGAAACGACCAATGAACCGTGTGATGTTGCCACTACAAGAAATGGGTGTGGCTATCGAAGGAGATTCTGAAACAGAATTTCCGCCAGTCGTGATTAAAGGTAATAATAAAATTCAGGCGATTGAATATAAGTTACCAGTTGCAAGTGCTCAAGTTAAATCGGCTCTTTTATTTGCGGCTCTTTTTGCAAAGGGTGAAACAACACTAATAGAAAAAGAAAAAACCCGTAACCATACAGAAGTTATGATTAAACAATTTGGCGGAGAAATAGAAGTGGATGAAAAAGTCATTCGTTTAAATGGTGGACAAGAATTTACAGGGCAACAGGTTGTTGTACCAGGAGATATCTCATCAGCAGCTTTCTTTATTGTAGCTGGATTAATTATCCCAAATAGTCGAGTTGTTTTAAAAAATGTTGGTTTAAGTCAAACAAGAACAGGAATCATTGATGTCGTTAAATCAATGGGTGGTCAAATAGAGATTGTTGACGTAGATGAAGAAAACGAATCAGGAACGATTATTGTGGAATCAAGCGAGTTAGTGGCAACGGAAATTAGTGGGGATATTATCCCGCGCTTAATTGATGAGTTACCGATTATTGCCCTACTTGCGACACAAGCCAAAGGCACTACGATTATTAAAGATGCCGAAGAATTAAGAGTCAAAGAAACGGACCGTATTCAAGCGGTTGCTGATGAATTAAGTAAATTAGGTGCTAAGATTGAGCCCACAGAAGACGGTTTGATTATCCATGGAGGAGAAAAACTCCATGCTGGAAATGTTACAAGTTACGGAGATCACCGAATTGGAATGATGCTTCAAGTGGCAGCACTTTTAGTTGAAGAGGGCGATGTTGTTCTCGATAAAAGTGAAGCTGTATCCGTTTCTTATCCTAATTTCTTTGAAGACTTAGATAGTTTAATGAGTGAAGTCTAA
- a CDS encoding prephenate dehydrogenase translates to MMKNVLMIGIGLIGSSIALCLKESNEDLRVTGFSLNQEELEGATSAQIIDDWEMDLQKASEAADVIFLCTPVSVTLKIMEEISSFNLKSDVLITDVGSTKKEIMNQSTLLTSKGYQFVGGHPMAGSHKSGFLAADKNLFENAYYILVPSSEKNKQSVADLHVLLRGTKAKFIQLTANEHDEMTGILSHTPHIIAAELVHQADQLIGDFPMAKKLAAGGFRDITRIASSDAKMWADISVSNQEVLVGELDKWLVSLGNLKRTIEEKNWQKLYDFFDLAKKIRDDIPVHKEGSIPAFHDLYVNVPDYPGAIAEVTGILAKEQISLINIKIMETRDDIFGILCISFKNEKELKQAQTVINQQTAYSSLIN, encoded by the coding sequence ATAATGAAAAATGTATTAATGATTGGCATAGGGCTGATAGGATCTTCTATCGCCCTTTGTTTAAAAGAAAGTAACGAAGATCTTCGAGTGACAGGATTTAGTTTGAATCAAGAAGAGTTAGAAGGAGCAACATCTGCTCAAATTATTGATGACTGGGAAATGGATTTACAAAAAGCCAGTGAAGCGGCTGACGTGATTTTCTTATGTACACCTGTCTCTGTGACACTAAAAATAATGGAAGAAATATCTTCATTTAATCTAAAATCAGATGTTTTAATCACAGATGTTGGAAGTACTAAAAAAGAAATCATGAATCAGTCTACACTGCTAACATCAAAGGGGTATCAATTTGTTGGTGGACATCCGATGGCAGGTTCACATAAATCGGGATTTTTAGCAGCAGATAAAAATTTATTTGAAAATGCTTACTATATTTTAGTGCCTTCATCTGAAAAAAATAAGCAATCAGTAGCGGATTTACACGTTTTATTAAGGGGAACTAAAGCTAAATTTATCCAACTAACAGCGAATGAACACGATGAAATGACTGGTATTTTAAGTCATACACCTCATATTATAGCTGCTGAACTCGTTCATCAAGCGGATCAGTTAATTGGTGATTTTCCCATGGCTAAAAAACTAGCAGCAGGTGGTTTTAGAGATATCACCCGAATTGCTTCATCGGATGCTAAGATGTGGGCGGATATCTCAGTTAGTAATCAAGAAGTATTAGTAGGAGAACTTGATAAATGGCTAGTGTCTCTTGGAAATTTAAAAAGAACAATTGAAGAAAAAAATTGGCAGAAACTGTATGATTTTTTCGATCTAGCTAAAAAAATTCGGGATGATATCCCCGTCCATAAAGAAGGTAGTATACCAGCTTTCCATGATTTATATGTCAATGTACCAGACTATCCAGGTGCCATTGCCGAAGTAACTGGGATTTTAGCAAAAGAGCAGATTAGTTTAATTAATATCAAAATTATGGAAACCAGAGATGATATTTTCGGGATTTTATGCATCTCTTTTAAAAATGAAAAAGAATTAAAACAAGCTCAAACAGTTATTAATCAGCAAACGGCTTATAGTAGTTTGATCAATTAG
- the aroC gene encoding chorismate synthase, with product MRYFTAGESHGPELTAIIDGLPAGISISVEEINHELKRRQGGYGRGGRMLIETDTVEITSGIRHGKTLGSPVTLIVKNDDFKNWETVMGIEPVDDRAKKMRRLAKPRPGHADLVGGIKYEHDDLRNVLERSSARETTMRVAIAAICKQMLKELEIDVAGHVLEIGGVRGEIPETMTVAEIRDKAESSAVRCVDPKIEEAMKEKIDATKKEGNTIGGVVEVVVGGVPIGLGSYTQWDQKLDGKIAQAVVSINAFKGVEFGVGFEAARLYGSEVMDEIVWSKETGYTRTSNNLGGFEGGMTNGMPVVVRGVMKPIPTLYKPLQSVNIDTKEPYKASVERSDSSAVPAACVVAEAMVTIEIAKAMLDKFESDSFERMKQEVKRYRDYTLNY from the coding sequence ATGCGTTATTTTACAGCAGGAGAATCACATGGACCAGAATTAACAGCGATTATTGATGGTCTACCAGCGGGGATTAGTATTTCAGTTGAAGAAATTAATCATGAATTAAAAAGAAGACAAGGTGGCTACGGACGTGGTGGTCGCATGTTGATTGAAACAGATACAGTCGAAATCACTTCGGGAATTAGACATGGAAAAACACTGGGTTCACCTGTGACCTTAATCGTGAAAAATGATGATTTTAAAAATTGGGAAACGGTTATGGGCATTGAACCAGTCGATGACCGAGCAAAAAAAATGCGTCGTTTAGCTAAACCTAGACCGGGACATGCGGATTTGGTTGGTGGAATTAAATATGAACATGACGATTTAAGAAATGTTTTAGAGAGATCATCAGCTAGAGAAACAACCATGCGCGTGGCTATTGCAGCTATTTGTAAGCAAATGTTGAAAGAATTAGAGATTGATGTAGCAGGGCATGTGTTAGAAATCGGTGGTGTTCGTGGTGAAATACCAGAAACAATGACTGTTGCTGAAATTAGAGATAAAGCTGAAAGTTCAGCTGTGAGATGTGTGGATCCTAAAATTGAAGAAGCCATGAAAGAAAAAATTGATGCAACGAAAAAAGAAGGGAATACCATTGGTGGCGTTGTTGAAGTCGTTGTCGGAGGCGTGCCAATTGGATTAGGTAGCTATACTCAATGGGATCAAAAATTAGACGGGAAAATTGCTCAAGCTGTCGTTTCAATCAATGCCTTTAAAGGAGTTGAGTTTGGTGTCGGTTTTGAAGCTGCTAGACTTTATGGTAGTGAAGTGATGGATGAAATTGTCTGGAGTAAAGAAACAGGTTATACCAGAACAAGCAATAATTTAGGTGGCTTTGAAGGCGGTATGACAAATGGGATGCCAGTGGTTGTTCGTGGGGTAATGAAACCAATTCCAACGCTATATAAACCACTTCAATCGGTAAATATTGACACAAAAGAACCTTACAAAGCGAGTGTAGAGCGTTCAGATAGTTCGGCTGTTCCAGCAGCATGTGTTGTAGCAGAAGCCATGGTAACGATTGAGATTGCTAAAGCCATGTTGGATAAATTTGAAAGTGATTCATTTGAGAGAATGAAGCAGGAGGTTAAACGTTATCGCGACTATACTCTAAATTACTAA
- the aroB gene encoding 3-dehydroquinate synthase produces the protein MKLSVTLPNKMYDLLIEKGGLAHVGTWVKSLWEPQKIVIISDETVAGLYGEQVGKSIREAGFDVSLITVPPGETSKNLATAEKIYHYLAEKGMTRRDGVIILGGGVIGDLGAFVASTYMRGLHFLQIPTTLLAQVDSSIGGKTAVNTSVAKNLVGTFAQPDGVLIDPNTLLTLEDRRVREGMAEVVKSAAIADINLWHLLEKIKDDQDVLNYSEEIIYACCQVKRKVVEEDEFDTGNRLILNFGHTIGHAVEQTKGFGVVTHGEAVAIGMCQMTKQAEKLKTMPAGILSELVEMLAKFNLPTSLEEWEEEKLYEALTHDKKTQGSNIRIILLEKIGQAKIETIRIEEMKQYLEK, from the coding sequence ATGAAGTTAAGTGTGACATTACCAAATAAGATGTATGATTTATTAATTGAAAAAGGAGGTTTAGCTCATGTCGGGACATGGGTTAAATCACTTTGGGAACCTCAAAAAATAGTGATTATTTCAGACGAGACAGTGGCAGGACTTTACGGAGAACAAGTTGGAAAATCAATCCGTGAAGCTGGTTTTGATGTCTCTTTAATAACAGTTCCGCCAGGAGAAACGAGTAAGAATTTAGCGACGGCTGAAAAAATCTATCACTATCTAGCAGAAAAAGGAATGACGAGAAGAGATGGTGTCATTATTCTTGGCGGTGGTGTGATAGGCGATTTAGGAGCGTTTGTAGCATCAACATATATGAGGGGACTTCATTTTTTACAAATACCAACAACACTTTTGGCGCAAGTTGATAGTAGTATTGGTGGTAAAACAGCAGTTAACACGAGTGTCGCTAAAAATCTAGTAGGGACATTTGCTCAACCAGATGGGGTGTTGATTGACCCTAATACTTTATTAACTTTAGAAGATCGAAGAGTCCGAGAAGGTATGGCAGAAGTGGTGAAATCAGCTGCGATTGCAGATATTAATTTATGGCATTTATTAGAAAAAATAAAAGACGATCAAGATGTTTTAAATTATTCAGAAGAAATCATTTATGCCTGTTGTCAGGTTAAACGAAAAGTGGTAGAAGAAGATGAATTTGATACAGGGAATCGTCTGATTTTAAACTTTGGGCATACAATCGGGCATGCTGTGGAACAAACAAAAGGTTTTGGGGTTGTGACTCACGGTGAAGCTGTGGCCATAGGGATGTGTCAAATGACCAAACAGGCAGAGAAACTAAAAACAATGCCAGCAGGAATTTTATCTGAGCTAGTGGAAATGTTGGCTAAATTTAATTTACCCACGAGTTTAGAAGAGTGGGAAGAAGAAAAATTGTATGAAGCCTTAACTCATGACAAAAAAACACAGGGTTCCAACATTCGGATTATTCTATTAGAAAAAATCGGACAAGCTAAAATAGAGACCATTAGAATAGAAGAAATGAAACAGTACTTAGAAAAATAA
- the aroF gene encoding 3-deoxy-7-phosphoheptulonate synthase, which produces MIVIMKPEATKEQVNAVIDRIKQEGLEVHLSEGKDHTVIGLVGDVEKMIDVPFRSYDGVSDTVKITSSYKLTSREFHPTDTVVDVDGVKIGGEENFVTMAGPCSIEGLEQIMECARIAKNGGATILRGGAFKPRTSPYAFQGLEEEGLKYIRQAADKYDMKVITEVMDEANLELVAKYTDILQIGARNMQNFKLLQAVGKTGLPVALKRGISGTIDEWLNAAEYIAATGNQKVIFVERGIRTYETATRNTMDLSAVPVIQKLSHFPIIVDPSHGVGVWDYVTPMAVAGIAAGASGMIVEIHPDPNNAWSDGQQSLNEKRYMNMMEQIHVMENTMKEIKKIREKI; this is translated from the coding sequence ATGATCGTAATAATGAAACCAGAAGCAACCAAAGAACAAGTGAACGCAGTGATTGATCGAATTAAGCAAGAAGGATTAGAAGTCCATTTAAGTGAAGGAAAAGACCATACTGTTATTGGTTTAGTTGGAGATGTGGAAAAAATGATTGATGTGCCTTTTAGAAGTTATGACGGAGTTTCAGATACAGTTAAAATCACAAGTTCTTACAAATTAACGAGTCGTGAGTTTCATCCAACTGATACAGTGGTGGACGTGGATGGTGTAAAAATCGGTGGAGAAGAAAACTTTGTCACAATGGCAGGACCTTGCTCGATTGAAGGGTTAGAACAAATCATGGAATGTGCTAGAATTGCTAAAAATGGCGGTGCAACTATTTTAAGAGGTGGGGCCTTTAAACCAAGAACATCTCCATACGCTTTCCAAGGATTAGAAGAAGAAGGATTAAAATACATTCGTCAAGCAGCAGATAAATACGATATGAAAGTCATTACAGAAGTCATGGACGAAGCGAATTTAGAATTAGTGGCTAAATACACAGATATTTTACAAATTGGTGCGCGTAACATGCAAAACTTCAAATTACTTCAAGCAGTCGGTAAAACAGGTCTACCCGTTGCTTTAAAACGTGGTATTTCAGGAACGATTGATGAATGGTTAAACGCAGCTGAATACATTGCAGCAACAGGTAATCAAAAAGTTATTTTCGTTGAACGTGGGATTAGAACTTACGAAACAGCGACTCGTAATACAATGGATTTAAGTGCAGTACCAGTCATTCAAAAATTAAGCCACTTCCCAATTATTGTAGACCCAAGTCACGGTGTAGGTGTTTGGGATTACGTGACACCAATGGCTGTTGCAGGAATTGCGGCAGGCGCTTCAGGTATGATTGTTGAGATTCATCCAGATCCAAACAACGCTTGGTCAGATGGACAACAATCTCTAAACGAAAAACGTTACATGAATATGATGGAACAAATTCATGTGATGGAAAATACCATGAAAGAAATCAAAAAAATTAGAGAAAAAATCTAG
- the aroE gene encoding shikimate dehydrogenase, which produces MENKISGYTKLAGVIANPIKHSLSPSIHNKAYELTHTDAVYLAFEVDQATFNQAIQSVKALDMLGVNISMPYKKQAYQACDEVSPSAELIGVVNTVILKNNRLIGHNTDGLGFTASLRESNIEIENKIISILGAGGAARAVICQSAIEKAQEIHVFKRKNETFEEVRTELKVVEKQTGVNIEIHDYHDQTNRNKILKRSDIIVNGTQVGMGENQELPIEDLSSIDESKVVVDLIYHPLETEFLKQSKTRGAVSFNGLGMLIHQAAIAFELMTTKKMPTKKIEEFLITELNRKEEK; this is translated from the coding sequence ATGGAAAATAAAATTTCGGGATATACAAAATTAGCAGGTGTTATCGCCAATCCAATCAAGCATAGCTTGTCACCTAGTATTCATAATAAAGCCTATGAATTAACTCATACAGATGCTGTTTATTTAGCTTTTGAAGTGGATCAAGCAACATTTAATCAAGCCATTCAATCTGTTAAAGCATTAGATATGTTAGGTGTTAATATCTCTATGCCCTATAAAAAACAAGCATATCAAGCTTGCGATGAGGTTTCTCCTTCAGCAGAATTAATAGGTGTTGTGAATACCGTCATCCTTAAAAATAATCGTTTGATCGGTCATAATACGGATGGTTTGGGATTTACTGCTAGTTTAAGAGAAAGCAACATTGAGATTGAAAATAAAATTATTTCAATTTTAGGTGCAGGTGGAGCTGCCAGAGCAGTCATATGCCAATCTGCCATAGAAAAAGCGCAAGAGATTCATGTGTTTAAAAGGAAAAATGAAACATTTGAAGAAGTTAGAACAGAACTAAAAGTCGTGGAGAAACAAACTGGTGTTAACATTGAGATTCATGACTATCATGACCAAACAAATCGGAACAAAATATTAAAAAGAAGTGATATTATTGTTAATGGAACACAAGTTGGAATGGGAGAAAATCAAGAATTACCTATCGAAGATTTGAGTTCAATCGATGAATCAAAAGTCGTGGTAGATTTAATTTATCATCCATTAGAAACTGAATTTTTAAAACAAAGTAAAACTAGAGGTGCTGTAAGTTTCAATGGTTTAGGCATGTTAATTCATCAAGCGGCAATTGCGTTTGAATTAATGACAACTAAAAAAATGCCCACTAAAAAAATAGAAGAATTTTTAATAACGGAACTTAATAGGAAAGAGGAAAAATAA